The Tolypothrix sp. PCC 7712 region TACTAATAAAATTAGGGGTGAATCTACTACAGTTTCTTCACAGGTGGAATTTAGCTCAGGTGATGAGTTTACTGGCTCAAAAGAAGATTCCCAGAGATTGCTACAGGGTAAATCAACAGTAAAGCAACTTCCTACACCTAGTTCACTACTCACCCCTACTTTACCGCTATGTAATTCTACAATCCGCTTGGCGAGCGCTAGTCCTAATCCTGTACCAGTGTATTGACGGTTTAAAGCACTATCAATTTGGATGAAGGGTTTAAATAATTTTTTGATATTTTCTGGGGCAATCCCAATACCTGTATCAATGATGGCAATGCGAATGAAACTTGTGAGGGATATATTTTCTACTTCTGGGATGAGTTGTTGACGACTCACTTCTAAGGTAATTCGCCCGCCTTCTGGTGTGAATTTTACAGCATTATTGAGGAGGTTAATCAAAACTTGGCGGATGCGTCGTTCATCGAGCAACAGTTTTGGTAGTTGTGGCGGAATTTTTACTTCTAACTGAATGCGTTTTTGTCCGGCTTGTTGTTTAATGAACGCTAAACTGGATTCGCAAAGTTTACGCATAGCTATGGGAGCATATTCTAATTGTAGCTGCCCTGCTTCAATTTTAGATAAGTCTAAGATGTCGTTAATTAATTCTAATAGATGTTCTCCACTGCGTTCAATGGTTTGCAAACTCTGCCTTTGCCTATCATTAATTGTGCCTAATATCTCGTCTTGCAACACTTCCGACATACCCAAAATGGCATTGAGGGGGGTGCGTAGCTCATGACTCATGTTGGCCAGAAATTCATCTTTGAGGCGGGTAGCACGGGCGAGTTCGGTATTGGAAGTAGCAAGTTGTTCGTTTGTGAGGTAGAGTTGAGCTTCTGCTAGTTTGCGTGCAGTGACATCGCGATCCATGCCGCGATAACCGCGAAATTCTTTGTTGGCATCAAAAATAGGAACTCCGCTCGTTTCTAAAGTCACTAAGCGTCCATCTTTATGGTAATTAGTGTTTTCTAAACATTGAAAAGGAACTTGTAGAGAGATAAATTTTATTAACTCCTGGGATACTCTTTGTGCTTCTGCTTGTGGCATTAAATCAAATGGAGTTTTGCCGATAAATTCCTCTGGAGAATATCCTAAAAGATTGATAATTTGCGGACTCACATAGGTGTAATAACCAAACTCATTTGTTTCCCATACACAATCACTAGATGTCTCTACAAGGTTCTGAAAGCGTTCTTTGCTGTGCTGAAGTTCCAATTCTAATTGTTTGATGGCAGTAATATTTCTGGCTGTACCTACCAGGGCATACACTTCTCCATTGTCACGTTTTAAGGGAACTTTAATAGTATCAAAAGTATTAATTCTACCTAAAAAATTCAGAGTTTCTTGGATGCGTAACAATTTTCCCGAGTTAAATACTTGCTGATTTTTCTGGACAAAATATTCTAATTTTTGGTCTGGAAACAGTTCAAATAAAGTTTTTCCTTCTATTTGCTCATGAGGTTGCTGAAATAATTCTTGAGCAAAACTATCGTTACAATAAATAATTCGCATGTCCTGACGATCTATGACAAATAAATAGTCGGGAATCGCATCAATAATAGCTCGTAATTCGGCGGTACGCTGGGTAACTTCTTCTTCTAAAGTTTGATTTTGTTGTTCTAAAATTTCTAGCAGGCGATCGCGCTCTTGTTCTGTTTGTTTACGCTCTGTAATATCTTCCCCAATGGCTCCAATACGATAAATATTCCCAGCCATATCTTTGATGGGAAAGCATCTGCCCCAAACCCACCGAATTGAGCCATCCGGGCGAATGATGCGGTACTCTTCACTAAAGAATCCCTTGCCTCTTGCGGTTTCATAGGCAGCAGCAATGCGCGGTACATCATCTGGGTGCATTGCAGCCATCCAGGAGTCAGGATTTGCATACAAGCTTTCTCTGGGTCGCCCCCAGACTTGCTCATAAGTCAGGTTGGCATAAAGTAACTCTCCCGAGTCAACCTGACGTAATAACATGACTTGGCGGCTGTTTTCGGCAAACTGACGGAATTTCTCTTCACTATCCCGCAGTGCATTCTCAGATTTTTTGCGTTCGGTGATGTTTTGCGTCATGACGATACCCGCAATGACATTACCCTGTTCATCTCGCACCGGAATATGATGTATGAGGTAAAATTTATCTTGATCGGGAACTTCTGCGATCGCAGATTCCCCAGCTAGTGCTTTTTGAAATAGCGGCACAAATGTTTCACATACTTCCGGAGGAAAGATTTCCCAAATTGTTTTTCCTTCCATTGTTGCTTTGCTCAAACCTGATCTAGCAAGTTCTAAGCCTCCTATTAGTAAGTAGCGCAGGTCATGATCAAATAGCGCCACTGTACCATTAGGAAAGTTATCTACTAGGGTGCGATAAAGTTGTTGGCTGCGGCGCAAAGCTACTTCTGCTTGTTTGCTGGGAGTGATATTAGTAATTGTGCCGAGATAACCAATCACCTTTCCCTCTGGATCTGTTTCGGGTACAGCTTGCCCAAATACCCAAGTTTCACTGCCATCAAGTTGCACAAACCGATATTCTAAACACAACCTTTCGCCTGTTTGAATCAGGCGATGCCATTGGGACTCAACTAATTCTCTATCTTCTGGGTGCAAAGCTACTAGCCATCCGCACCCTAAAGCTTCTTGGCGAGTTAAGCCTGTTTCCTGACACCAGCGTTCATTGACATACAAACAATTTCCTTGAGCATCTGCACGGTAAATGCCAACGGGGGCGGATGCGGCTAGGGTGGCGTAGCGTCGTTCGCTTTCTTGTAATGCTTGCTCAATTTCCTTGCGTTCTGTAATGTCTTCATAGCTGGCGACAACGCCAATAATTTCACCCTCAGCGTTGTGTAATGGTATTTTATTAGTGCGTAACCATCTGTGAAGATTACCAACTTTGGTTAATGGTTCTTCAATATTAAATTTAGGCTGACCAGATTCCATGACGAGGCGATCATCTGCTTGATAAAGTGCTGCTTGCTCTCGCCATACCATCTCAAAGTCTGTTTTGCCAATAATTTCTTGAATAGATGAATGTCCGCTATCTAAAAGTAATTGGCGGTTGCATCCCATGTAGCGGCAGTTTCTATCTTTCCAAAAGATAGCTATGGGTAGGCTATCCATGACGACTTGCAAGAGAATTTGGTTTTCTTGGAGTGCCTTTTGTGCTTTTTTGTGTTCGCTAATATCTCGTCCTTCAGGAATTAACATAATTACTTTTCCTGATTCATCTTTCACCGGACGAATAGAAAAGTCTATGGTGACTATTTGATTATCTGCATTCAAAATTTCTACTTCGTAGCGGATAAATTCACCTTGGGCGGCAAGTGCGATCGCTTGCTTTAAATTGTTCTCTTCTGTAGGAGCAACTGTCAACCAGTTGATTTCCCACAAGGGGCGATTGATCACATCTTCTAATTGCAATCCCCGAAAATCTAAAGCTGTTTGGTTGACCTCAAGTACAATTCCTGCAGTTGTTAATAGCCCTGCAAATTGAAAACTATGATTGAAAATAGCCCGAAATCTTTGTTCGCTCGCTTGCAATTGCTCTGTTCGCTCTTTTACCTTTTGTTCTAAAGATTTGTTGAGATTTTGCAGTTTTTCATACAGTTCTGCTTGTTGGATGCCTACAGCTAGCTGCACAGCCAGTTGCTGAAGTAAATCTAGTTCATTTGTTTGCCACTGGCGAGTATTACTACACTGATGAGCAATTAGTAACCCCCAAAGTTGATTTGTCGGATCTCCCTGGTTTTGTGCTTCTGTATTCAGCAAAATGGGTACAACCAGATTAGCTTTAACTGCTAATTGCTCTAATAATTCGATATGGCAAGCTGTGAATTCAGCATCATGAATATCAGAAATTGCTCTAATTTTGCCATCACCATAGGCTAGTATCTGACTTTCTCGAAAGCAAGGGTCGTTGATATGGTGGTTGAGAGCACTTTTCCACGGGGGTAGTACTGATTCAGCAGAGATTTTGCCATTGTTCTCACAGTCAAACTGGTAGACAATTACCCGATCTGCTCCCAGAAATTCTCGCACCTCTTGCACGGCTGTTGCTAAAATTTTCTCTAAGCGTAAAAACTGACGGATGCGGAGTAGCATTTGTGCTAACAACAGTTTTTGTTGCTCCTGCATCTGAATCTGCCGCTTGAGTTGAGTTTTCTCTAATACGGTATGAATGGCACGGCAGAATCCAGTTTGGGTAAGTTTTTCCTTGATTAAATAGTCACAAGCACCACTTTTGATGGCTTGGGCTGCGATCGCACTATCTAAGAGCCCTGTTAACATCATTGCTGGTAGTTGGAAAATATCAAATTTTAGCCGTAACTTGTTGAGCAATTCTAAGCCATCTATATCTGGCAATCGATAGTCTATTAGTATTAAATCTGGCTGGTTCTGCCCTAGGTAGCTCCATGCTTCTAATCCTGTCTCCACCTCAACTACATCATAGGTGGCAGTTGTATCCTGTTTTAAGTAACTACGGTATAAAGCCCTATCTTCTGGAGAATCTTCCAGAATCAAAATTGAGTAGTGGGAGATTAACATGGATAATTTTATTTATGTAATTACACTTAATTGGATTAGTTAAAAACGTGGAACACAATGTGTATGTCGGTAATCTTATCTGCAATTAGAGGTTATTTGATAGATAAAAAGCTAAGAATTTATTGAGTTAAATTTTTGTGCGAAATTTTACAATTATTCAATAAATATATTGCATATTGTTGAGAATAAAAACCACAGTAAATAAAAAACTCCACCCACAAGGGGATGGAGTTTTTGGGCATGGGGAATAGGGCATAGGGCATAGCAAAGAGTTACCAATGCCCAATGACGGCAGTTGCTTTAAGCCGGGAAACCCGTCCAACGCACTGCCTCCCCAATGCCCCAAGTCGGCGGGGCGCGCACCCTACGCACCCACAAAGGATGGAGTTTCCCGCCGACTTCTGATGAATTGAGCGATGGCTGCGCCAACGCCAAGGGCGAACGCATATCTCCTTTGTCATCTAAATTCTCTTGTTGAAAATAGATGTAAACATAGGGGTTTGCAATTATTCTCTACCGAAGGTAACAAAAGAAGAATTGCAGATGCGTGCCTCTCCAAAGAATTTATCGGTTGCAAATATGATTTGACTATAAGTGATATTTTTTATACAAAATGAGGGCAGGCAAGATGCATTGGTGTCAACTGAACGTGAAACCCGCTCTTGTGCAAGGTTTCGCCCTCACCCCCAGCCCCTCTCCCACAGGGAGAGGGGAGCAAGAGATTTAGTTCCCCTTCTCCTCGGGGAGAAGGGGTTAGGGGATGAGGGCGCGAGGTATTTGTACAACGCCCGCCCTTTTCCCCAAAACCGATTTTGAGTGCAAAACAGCTTAATTTTTCGCTGCTGGTGTTTTGCCATTGCCGTTGTTATTCACACTCGCAATCAATGACGTAGGCTGAGAATTAGTAGCTGAAGACTCACTTTTTGTTAGCCGGCGGCGCTGGTTTTTCGGTACTCCTCCAGCTTGGCCATACTCGACACTGCTTTTGCCAAATTTTGTGGCTACTCCCAATAGTATCAGCTCTGTCATGTCTCCTAATTCTTGCTCGATTTGTAGCATTTCCCGGTATAACCCATCCAAGTTAGAAAGGGCTGTGTTGTATGCATATTCTTGAGTTTGCATTCTCTCAATGAGACTGCGAAAGCCAGGTAAAGTCAGTCCATTGCCGACATCTAAATTTGGATCGATGGAGTTCATGCTAGCCGCACGACGCACAGCTCTTTCTAATACTTTCGAGCTTCTTTTTTGACGAGCCATATTCTACACTTTGTTTTTCAGTATGGTTACTAACCTTTACCTTAAAAAACTTATGTATCAATTAGCCTGAGAAAATTTCGGCAAATCTGCAATAATTTTTGCTACAATAAAATTTCTGTAATAAGTAAGTGAATTCCTAATATCAGATGGCAAATAAGTAAATTAAGAATGTAATTTGCCGATAACTTGCGGAAAACACCAAAATGAGTGCGCGATTTACCGAAATGAGCAGGCTTTAAGGCTTTTTGAGAACTTATTAAGGCTTTTTAGCTGCTTAAAACAATAAAACGAGTGCGCGATTTACTACAATGAGTAGGCGTTAAGGCTTTTTGAGAACTTGTTCAGGCTTAACGCTTGCGTAAAATACCAAAAGGAGCAGGCGTTAAGGCTTTTTAAGCACTCGTTAAGGCTTTTTGAGTAGGGAAAATGGCTTTTTGCCTACTAAAATCAGCTTGATGTATTTTTTAATTGAAGAATCGCCCTCAATACTTCTCCATTAAGGATTTTCAACTCTTAATTTGGTTTGGGGAAAGGGTTAAAGGGAAAGGGTTCAAGGGGAAGGGGAAAATACAAAACCTTTCCCCCTTCCCCCTTCCCCTTTCCCCCATTTTTTTCACCCCCTCCCCACCAAGCTAGCGACGACTGTGGCTAACTCTGCTGGTTCGATGGGTTTGGGTAAATGTAACTGATAACCTTCTTGAATGGCGCGCCTTCTATCCTCAGCCCTGGCGTAGGCGGTGAGGGCGGCGGCGGGGATATTTCCGCCTTGTTCTGGGGGGAGCGATCGCACTTTGCGGATGAAGGAGTAGCCGTCTTCCTTTGGCATCCCAATATCGCTGACAATCACATCGGGTTGCCATTGGCTAATTAGCTGCATTGCTTCTGGGGCGGATGCGGCGGTTTGGACTTCGGCTTGCACTTGTTGCAGTACGGTGGCAATAAATTCGCGGCTATCTTCTTCGTCGTCTACAATCAGGACGCGTATACCAGCTAGGGAGGCGTTGAGGAGTAAGCTGGAATCGGCTTCGCTGCTGGGAGGTAAACAAATATCTCCTTTAGCTGTTGACAAAAGTGGCAATTTAACAGTAAAAGTTGCCCCTTGCTGTTCCCCTGGGCTATCAACTTGGACTGTACCACCATGCAGCTCGACTAAATGACGGACGATGGCTAATCCTAGCCCTAATCCGCCATGCATTCTGGTACTGGAACTGTCAGCTTGGCGGAAGCGATCGAATACGTAGGGGAGAAATTCAGCACTAATGCCTATTCCGGTGTCAATTACCTGAATTTGGGCGTAACTAGTGAAATTACCTTGGAATTTCTCCTCAATTTTACCTAGCTTGATGTCTACCTGACCGCCAGGAGCGGTAAATTTGATGGCGTTGGAGAGCAAATTCCAGATAATTTGTTGTAAACGTTCCGCATCCCCAGATACTAAAAATTCTGCATCCAGCTTTGGCACTGCGCTCAATTCGCTGAGGCTATAGGTTTTGCTGCTATTTTCTTGGATGGTAAAGTGCAAATTGATGTCTTTGGCTTGGGCGGCGAGGCTGAGAGTTTCTAAGCCTGATTTAATGATGGTAATCAGATTGCAAGTCGCAACTGTGAGGCGCAATTTACCTCTAATCATGCGGGAAATATCCAGCAAGTCTTCAATTAGCTGGGTTTGCGCCTTGGCGTTGCGTTCGATGGTTTCTAAGGCTTTGGCTGTTTGCGTGGGGTTGAGGTTGCGGGAACGCAGCAATTGTGCCCAACCGAGGATAGCATTGAGGGGCGATCGCAATTCGTGGGACAATATCGCCAAGAATTCATCCTTCATGCGGTTGGCTTCTTGTAATTGCTCGGTTTGTTGCTGTAAGGAACTAATTAACCTGGCGCGTTCCATAGCGATCGCAATTTGATCGCATACTGCTTGCATCATGCCTTTTTGATTTTCTGTGAAGCGGGTGCGGGTACGGGAACCAAAGGATAGGGTTCCTAAAGGTTGTCCTTGAGCCATTAAGGGGTAACTAAAGTAAGCTTTAATCCCGAGGGCGCGAATTAATTCTGTTTTGGGATCGGTTGATGCTTGGACGTTCTCTAATGCTGTTTGACAACGGGTTTGGGCGGTAGTGCCGCATACGGCTGCACCTATGGCTAGATATTCTATTTCCTTGGTTAGTTCTGGGGAAATGCCTGTGGATGAAGCGAGACGCATGACCCCAGAGTTATCTTCAATTAAATAATTCAGGTATAAATCTAAGTTAATTTGCTCGGCAATTTTGCGGAATAAACTATCTACCAAAGCTACAGGGTTTTGGCTAGATAGCAATTCATTGGCGGTATGAAATAGTAACTTCAGCCGTTGATTATTAATCGATAAGGCTTTTTCTACATCCTTAATATTGGTAATATCTTGGAAAACTAATAAACAGGTGGCAGGATAACCATGCATTGCTGGCATAGTATCGGCATATACTAGTAGGGAACGCACACCTTGGCTGGTATGCCAGTCTACTTCCAAACCATGCAAACGTTCGCCCCTAGCAACGCGTACCCCTGGCATTTGCTCATTAGGAATGCGATCGCCATTGGCATCGGTAAAATGGTAATATTGATCGTATTCTGATACTGGGATACCCTTGGGAAATTCGCCCCCAGCTAGTTCATCAGCCGCACGATTGGCGAAGGTAACTTTTGCTGTCCCCGGTTCAATAAATAGCAATGGCCTGGGCATGAGGTTGAGTACATCTTCTAGCCATCTTTGCTGATTTCGCAGCACCTGGGCGTTTTGCTTGCGTTCTGTAATATCTAAAAATGCCCCAATGCAGCCTCTAGTATTACCATCTTCGTCAAATAGAGGTGCTACATACTCCACTAACGTCAAACTTGTACCATCTTCCTGGACAATATCAAATTCATAATCCAGTACTTCTACACCGTGAATTGTGCAGTACTGCATCGGCAGTTCTTCGATGGGAACTTCTTTACCTTCGCGGTAAATTTTAAAACCCGGTTTTTCGCCTATTGGGGCAATTAAGGAGGCGTTGTTATCTGGGGAAATTCCCAATTTTTTGGCGAAAGCTGGGTTAGCTTTGATGTTGCGGCACTCTGAATCTTCAGCAATGCCAATACCTATGGGAATGACATCAAGTAACGTCTGTAACTCAGTGACGCGGCGCTGAAGATTTTTATTGAGTTCTACTATTTGTTCCCTAGCTTGTTGGCGTTCGCTTAAATTAATAATAAATGCCACAGCTTCTTCACGGTTTTCTCCTGTGAGTACAAAACCGACAAATACCGGAATCAAACTCCCATCTTTGCGGATATATGCTTTTTCGTATGGCGTACAAGCACCGTTAGCATTGGCTTTGGCTTCGGCGATACTTTGCTCATCTAAATGCAGATATTCTGGGGGTGTGATCTGACTCCAACTAATTCTCCCAGCTAATAAATCTGCTCGCGTGTAACCAACCATCGCCAAAAATTCGTCGTTCGCCTGTTGGATACCGCCATAAATATCGCCAAACAAAATCCCAATGACATTTGCGTCGAAAAAGCTTTTGAGTTTTTCTTCGTAAAATTTGAGTTCACCTTGAACGCGATCGCGCTGACGACTGAGGCGTTCCACAACAATTGCACTTTGCCAGATTAAAATCACAAAAATTACCATAATAATTATGGCAAACAGCGATATAGCAAAGGCCGTATCATAACCGCCAGCTTTTTGTCCCTGAACAATTAACCACCCCAGTAAAAAAGGTACTGCGATCGCCGCCAATAATAACCGCCGGGACAATAAACCACTGTCGGTATTGCTTGTGATTACTCGCATTAATCCTTGGTTTGGATGTGTCCACATTATTCCCAGACACAGCACCAGAAATGTCAGTGCTGTGTGTATCGCCATTGAGGTTGTGTAACGGGTTCCATATAAAATGTTGACTTGATAGGCATAGCCAATTACCGCCTGGAGAGAAATTAAACCGGCTATGAGGGCGAGAATTTGGGCATACCAATAGCTACGATGGGTTTTTTGATGCACCAACAACTCTAATGCTCTCCCAATGAGCATAAAGTCGAGTGCAGTGTTAAACCCCATTCTCCCTGGATGCAATGTCAATACAGCATGGGGTGAATCACGGAATAAAAACTCGTCAATTCCCAGATTTCCCCCAAATACATATTCCAAAACTGTTAAGAAACCAATTAACGTGACTGCTACCGTACACAGCCGAAAACACCAGTGGTAGAAGGTGCGATGCTGAACACCTTGATTGAGATTTAATTTCTGGGCTAACCACAGCGACACACCAGATAGGATTAAACCTAAGGCTGTATTAGCCTTCATCGTGACTATATTGCCATGACAGCCACATTTGAGAAATTCAATGTCAAAACTCCAACCAACGAGTACAAATACACCTACCAAAATGGCGATCGCACTGCTTACTTGTACTATTAAAGAGTTAAGGGCATCTGGAGTGAGAACTTGCAAACGCAAGCGGTTTACTTGTAACACGTAATTCGTAATTCGTAATTCGTAATTCGGAGTTCGTAATTAAGAAACTATTTAGAGTTTTTACTCTATCCCTGTGTGGAATGCAATTACGAATTTTTCATGTTGTCTTGGGGTTAACATTACTAGTGATACATGCTATAGGTAGTTGACGCATTTTTTCATCTACCTATATGCATATTTTATTATTTCAGAGGTAGGACAAAAGAATTTTAAATTTTAAGAAATCTATACTGAGATAGATTTTAGGAAATAATTTGAAAATGGGCATGGGGCATTGGGGAGGCAGTGCGTTGAACGGGTTTCCCGGCTTAAAGCAACTGCCGTCATTGGGCATAGAGAGAGAAAGATAGTCTTAAGTAGGGTGTGTTACAGCTATGAAAGAATTTGGGACACAGCGACAATGAAATTTAGCCGTAACGCACGCCGCATTGATGGTGCGTTAGGCTTGCTTGATCAATCTTCTCTAAGCACCAATCTCTGAGAATTCCCAGCGATAACTTCCCCCATCATCAGTAAAGTATTTCTCGCCCACTCCCACTAGTTCCACAATCACTTCTCGCTGTGGTTGTGCCCAATTTCCTTCGCGTTGATTAATTTCGACAACTATTTGATTTGCTTGTGTAGATACAGTTATCCTTCTTAAGGAAAAATTCTGATTTTCCCCATCGTTTTTACCATCATCTTCAAACAAAATATATTCATTATTTCCAGGCCAAATACGTAAATGTAATTCGTTAATTGGCTGTTCATCTACATATTGCGTTACTGGTTGCATCGGAATAATTGCACCACCCCGGACAAACAGTGGCATTTTTTCCCAAGGTGCATGGGTAAGAATATGGGTAGGGCCTTGATAACGCTCATTACTCCACCAGTCATACCAAGTACCAGCAGGTAAATAAACAGCGCGATATTCCACACCCGGTCGATAAATTGGTGCCGCCATTAAAGAAGCACCCAGCAAAACCTGATCGTAAAGCTTGTAGGTTGTGCGATCGCACGCAAAATGATAAAGTAAGGGTCTTAGAATCGGAGCGCCTGTCTGTGCCGCTTCCCAAAAAAGATTGTAGATATAAGGCAATAGTTGATAACGCAGATTAATATATTCTCGACAAATATTTTCTGTGCGATCGCCAAATACCCAAGGCTCATGACGCGCCGTAGACATCGCCGAATGTCCCCGCATCAGGGGGTACAACATCCCCACCTGCATCCACCGCGCGAACAACTCCGCCGTCGCATTCCCCGCAAACCCCCCAATATCGCAACCCACAAACCCCACACCCGAAAGCCCCATATTACAGAGCATCGGTAGCGACATTTCCAAATGTTCCCACAACGATTGGTTATCCCCCATCCACACCGCAGACCAACGCTGCACACCCGCATAACCCGAACGCGTCAACACAAACGAACGCTCATTTTGCCGATGACGCTGCAACCCCTCAGCACAAGCCCTCGCCATCATCAACCCATACAAATTATGCACCTCTAAATGAGTTACATCAATTTTAGATTGTGGATTTTGGATTTTGGATTGAAAATTCTCCCTTTTATCCCCTTGTCCCCTTGTCCCCTCATCCCCCTCATCTCCCTCATCCCCCTCATCCCCCTCATCCCCAGTCCCCAATCCCCCCTGCGGCGCATCCAACGGAAACCAAATCTTCTCCCCCCCATCCCCAAAGGGACGATTATCGATAGCAGGTTCATTCATATCATTCCAAATCCCTGCTATGCCGATATCAGTCAGACTTTTTTGTAAATCCCCCCACCACTGACGCACATCGGAACGTAAAAAATCGGGAAAAACTGCTTTCTCCGGCCAAACATAGCCGTGAAACAACCTACCATCAGCTTTACGGACAAAATAATCGTGATTTATCC contains the following coding sequences:
- a CDS encoding PAS domain S-box protein, which produces MLISHYSILILEDSPEDRALYRSYLKQDTTATYDVVEVETGLEAWSYLGQNQPDLILIDYRLPDIDGLELLNKLRLKFDIFQLPAMMLTGLLDSAIAAQAIKSGACDYLIKEKLTQTGFCRAIHTVLEKTQLKRQIQMQEQQKLLLAQMLLRIRQFLRLEKILATAVQEVREFLGADRVIVYQFDCENNGKISAESVLPPWKSALNHHINDPCFRESQILAYGDGKIRAISDIHDAEFTACHIELLEQLAVKANLVVPILLNTEAQNQGDPTNQLWGLLIAHQCSNTRQWQTNELDLLQQLAVQLAVGIQQAELYEKLQNLNKSLEQKVKERTEQLQASEQRFRAIFNHSFQFAGLLTTAGIVLEVNQTALDFRGLQLEDVINRPLWEINWLTVAPTEENNLKQAIALAAQGEFIRYEVEILNADNQIVTIDFSIRPVKDESGKVIMLIPEGRDISEHKKAQKALQENQILLQVVMDSLPIAIFWKDRNCRYMGCNRQLLLDSGHSSIQEIIGKTDFEMVWREQAALYQADDRLVMESGQPKFNIEEPLTKVGNLHRWLRTNKIPLHNAEGEIIGVVASYEDITERKEIEQALQESERRYATLAASAPVGIYRADAQGNCLYVNERWCQETGLTRQEALGCGWLVALHPEDRELVESQWHRLIQTGERLCLEYRFVQLDGSETWVFGQAVPETDPEGKVIGYLGTITNITPSKQAEVALRRSQQLYRTLVDNFPNGTVALFDHDLRYLLIGGLELARSGLSKATMEGKTIWEIFPPEVCETFVPLFQKALAGESAIAEVPDQDKFYLIHHIPVRDEQGNVIAGIVMTQNITERKKSENALRDSEEKFRQFAENSRQVMLLRQVDSGELLYANLTYEQVWGRPRESLYANPDSWMAAMHPDDVPRIAAAYETARGKGFFSEEYRIIRPDGSIRWVWGRCFPIKDMAGNIYRIGAIGEDITERKQTEQERDRLLEILEQQNQTLEEEVTQRTAELRAIIDAIPDYLFVIDRQDMRIIYCNDSFAQELFQQPHEQIEGKTLFELFPDQKLEYFVQKNQQVFNSGKLLRIQETLNFLGRINTFDTIKVPLKRDNGEVYALVGTARNITAIKQLELELQHSKERFQNLVETSSDCVWETNEFGYYTYVSPQIINLLGYSPEEFIGKTPFDLMPQAEAQRVSQELIKFISLQVPFQCLENTNYHKDGRLVTLETSGVPIFDANKEFRGYRGMDRDVTARKLAEAQLYLTNEQLATSNTELARATRLKDEFLANMSHELRTPLNAILGMSEVLQDEILGTINDRQRQSLQTIERSGEHLLELINDILDLSKIEAGQLQLEYAPIAMRKLCESSLAFIKQQAGQKRIQLEVKIPPQLPKLLLDERRIRQVLINLLNNAVKFTPEGGRITLEVSRQQLIPEVENISLTSFIRIAIIDTGIGIAPENIKKLFKPFIQIDSALNRQYTGTGLGLALAKRIVELHSGKVGVSSELGVGSCFTVDLPCSNLWESSFEPVNSSPELNSTCEETVVDSPLILLVEDNEANVLTISSYLQAKGYKIILANNGQDAIALTKTRLPDLILMDIQMPGMDGIDAIKQIRLEQNFVNIPIIALTALAMPGDREKCLAAGANDYIPKPIKLNQLTTRIQKLLEVKD
- a CDS encoding ATP-binding protein, producing MLQVNRLRLQVLTPDALNSLIVQVSSAIAILVGVFVLVGWSFDIEFLKCGCHGNIVTMKANTALGLILSGVSLWLAQKLNLNQGVQHRTFYHWCFRLCTVAVTLIGFLTVLEYVFGGNLGIDEFLFRDSPHAVLTLHPGRMGFNTALDFMLIGRALELLVHQKTHRSYWYAQILALIAGLISLQAVIGYAYQVNILYGTRYTTSMAIHTALTFLVLCLGIMWTHPNQGLMRVITSNTDSGLLSRRLLLAAIAVPFLLGWLIVQGQKAGGYDTAFAISLFAIIIMVIFVILIWQSAIVVERLSRQRDRVQGELKFYEEKLKSFFDANVIGILFGDIYGGIQQANDEFLAMVGYTRADLLAGRISWSQITPPEYLHLDEQSIAEAKANANGACTPYEKAYIRKDGSLIPVFVGFVLTGENREEAVAFIINLSERQQAREQIVELNKNLQRRVTELQTLLDVIPIGIGIAEDSECRNIKANPAFAKKLGISPDNNASLIAPIGEKPGFKIYREGKEVPIEELPMQYCTIHGVEVLDYEFDIVQEDGTSLTLVEYVAPLFDEDGNTRGCIGAFLDITERKQNAQVLRNQQRWLEDVLNLMPRPLLFIEPGTAKVTFANRAADELAGGEFPKGIPVSEYDQYYHFTDANGDRIPNEQMPGVRVARGERLHGLEVDWHTSQGVRSLLVYADTMPAMHGYPATCLLVFQDITNIKDVEKALSINNQRLKLLFHTANELLSSQNPVALVDSLFRKIAEQINLDLYLNYLIEDNSGVMRLASSTGISPELTKEIEYLAIGAAVCGTTAQTRCQTALENVQASTDPKTELIRALGIKAYFSYPLMAQGQPLGTLSFGSRTRTRFTENQKGMMQAVCDQIAIAMERARLISSLQQQTEQLQEANRMKDEFLAILSHELRSPLNAILGWAQLLRSRNLNPTQTAKALETIERNAKAQTQLIEDLLDISRMIRGKLRLTVATCNLITIIKSGLETLSLAAQAKDINLHFTIQENSSKTYSLSELSAVPKLDAEFLVSGDAERLQQIIWNLLSNAIKFTAPGGQVDIKLGKIEEKFQGNFTSYAQIQVIDTGIGISAEFLPYVFDRFRQADSSSTRMHGGLGLGLAIVRHLVELHGGTVQVDSPGEQQGATFTVKLPLLSTAKGDICLPPSSEADSSLLLNASLAGIRVLIVDDEEDSREFIATVLQQVQAEVQTAASAPEAMQLISQWQPDVIVSDIGMPKEDGYSFIRKVRSLPPEQGGNIPAAALTAYARAEDRRRAIQEGYQLHLPKPIEPAELATVVASLVGRG